Proteins co-encoded in one Ruegeria sp. HKCCD4315 genomic window:
- a CDS encoding type II toxin-antitoxin system RatA family toxin → MPIHSETRHLPYTAQQMYDLVADVAKYPQFLPWCAAARIRKTYAVGEAQVMEADLVISFKVFRERFGSRVTLFADQKKIDTEYLDGPFKYMKSDWQFEDAPDGGCNISFHVDFEFKNAILQGIIGVVFNEAMQRIVRAFEARAQELYG, encoded by the coding sequence ATGCCTATCCATTCGGAAACTCGCCACCTGCCATACACGGCCCAGCAGATGTATGATCTGGTGGCGGACGTGGCCAAGTATCCGCAGTTTCTACCGTGGTGCGCTGCAGCTCGGATCCGCAAGACATATGCTGTGGGCGAGGCGCAGGTGATGGAAGCTGATCTGGTCATCTCGTTCAAAGTGTTCCGCGAACGTTTTGGCAGCCGGGTGACTCTATTTGCAGACCAGAAGAAGATCGATACCGAGTATCTGGATGGCCCCTTCAAATACATGAAGTCCGACTGGCAATTCGAGGATGCGCCGGATGGAGGCTGCAATATCTCGTTCCACGTGGATTTCGAGTTCAAGAACGCGATTCTGCAAGGGATCATTGGCGTCGTGTTCAACGAAGCCATGCAAAGGATCGTACGTGCGTTCGAGGCGCGGGCCCAAGAACTCTACGGCTAG
- the hpt gene encoding hypoxanthine phosphoribosyltransferase, producing the protein MTDRAYVIDEMISAKAIAARIEELCREITAEFGNTDKLVVVGLLRGSFVFIADLVRELDLPIEVDFLEASSYGDAMESSREVRILKDLRGAIEGRDVLVVEDIVDTGHTLNHVTKLLQSRKPARLKSIALLDKPSRREVDFRSDWIGFEIPDEFVVGYGIDYAQRNRNLPFIGKVRFTGE; encoded by the coding sequence ATGACTGACCGCGCATATGTGATAGATGAGATGATCTCGGCCAAGGCCATCGCTGCCAGAATTGAAGAGCTCTGTCGCGAAATCACAGCAGAATTCGGCAACACCGACAAGCTGGTTGTCGTGGGCTTGTTGCGCGGCAGTTTTGTTTTTATCGCCGATCTGGTCCGCGAATTGGATTTGCCGATCGAAGTGGATTTCCTTGAGGCGTCATCATACGGCGACGCCATGGAAAGCAGTCGGGAAGTTCGTATTCTCAAGGACTTGCGCGGCGCAATTGAAGGGCGTGATGTGCTGGTCGTTGAAGATATTGTGGATACAGGTCACACGCTGAATCATGTCACCAAACTTCTTCAAAGCCGCAAACCCGCGCGCCTAAAATCCATTGCCCTGCTCGACAAGCCCAGTCGTCGTGAAGTGGATTTCCGCTCAGACTGGATCGGGTTTGAGATCCCGGACGAATTTGTGGTCGGTTACGGCATCGACTACGCGCAGCGAAACAGAAACCTGCCCTTTATCGGCAAGGTCCGGTTTACGGGCGAATAA